GAAGCCTGTGTCAAgaaggttttaaatgttttttagttcTGAGTAGATCTTCAACCGAAGAAGAATTTTGAAAATCCTCTGGTTTCAACCCCTGGAAGAAACTGGTTTGACCATCAACTCATGGTAAGTTTGAGTCATTGATTGATCTGTAAGGTTCTCCActggaaaactttaaaaaaccaATGATGACACCTGAAAATGATTTCTGATGTAAAACCAGGGCCATGGAGTCCAGTGGTTTGGTTTGAAGGCAGGCGGCTGAACTGTAGAGAACTTGTTGGCCTTGCAGTAAAACCTCATCCAGCCCAATAAACAGGGACAGACATGGATCGCTCTCAGAGACCTGTAGTGGTAGAAAAACTTTCACCTGGGAGAAGTCTGTCGTCACAGCTGAGCTGTAGCCAAGGTTCATAGGATGGGTAGCAGATGTCTGTAATGAAACCAGAGGACCCGTTTGAAGACAGTCTGTCTCAGGGGACCTTGACCCTGGTGGAGCTCCAGTAGAGAGACTGAGGTACGCACACCTGGACGTGACAGGTTGGACAGGACTGTTTCCTCCACAGCCACTCCTCTATACACTGCAGAGACACAACAGAAACTCCTTTACCAGGAAGGATTGACTAAATCAAGAAACTACATGAGGTCAGCAGTAGTAGGAGAGTGTGTTCTTTGTGGGTGTGTTACCTCTTTGTGGAAGGTGTGTGTACACTGCAGCTCTCTGGTCCCTCCTGATCCTTGGCTCAAGTCATTATGACAGATCAGACACATGCTGTACGCATCACTCTGcaacacacacatttcattCACATAAACTCTCTGAATCACATGTGGAGCTGAAGACACCAACCTGGCTCTCCACCCACCAACGACATGACGTTTCGTCGTCTGAACTGGCCCCGCCtctcaggaggaacagcttCGGGGATGGTGGGTATGAGCGAGGGTCTTCGCTCCAGCGAGGGGACGGCAGCTTCCTGCGGGGAGGGAAGGAGGCGGCGGGACGAGGAGCGTCGCAGCAAAACCCTGGCTGTTACTGGAGCACATGTGGAGGAGTGAAGGCGAGACAGCTGCATGGTTGAGAGGTTGGCCTGGACACAgatgatcaatcaatcaatctatcAGTTGATCAATGTATTATGAATTAAGttccaataaacaaacaacagtcCAACCAAGTGCTATTTGTCTTCTGTGGTTTCAGTAGGTGTAAAGGTCAGATTAGCTGCTCTCAGGTCATGTTTCTCTCTAACACCCAGATAAACCACAGTGCAGCACCTGAGCCAAGTGACCCAGAGCTAAATACAGCAGTGAAGAAGCTAACGCAGCGTTTCCCTGCTCTCACTGCGAAGGAGGTCAGAGGCTGTAAACCCTGGAGGATTGAAAGCTCTGACTAAATGAAGTGAACTGATCTGACTCTTTAAGTCTCCTGGTCATCATCACCGTTGTTGTTCTGGAAGAACACAAACATCAAGGAAGCCTTACAACTGTTCATCATCTCTAGGATGTtcacaaaattcacattttggattaaaaatgtgGACAGTTGTTGACACATGTTGACATTGTTGGGAACTCGTCAATGAAAACTCATGATTACAACATCCTGGATGAGAAGCAACGTTCTCTGACAAGAACGAAgctaaacaaacattttttaacattttaagaaattaggAGAATAATTTCTTCACTTATATTTACACAAGAAGAAAGCTGACAGTATGGCAGTAATCTGGCTCAGTAGGTTCATcagtacttttaaaatatttctggtgTTTTTGGGTTCCATCCATTTTTTGAAAGTTTGCTCTAATCACTGATGCTTTTCTGAACAAAGAGcaaagcagctttttaaaaaattagaaccAGGGTTTTAACATCATTTCACacagtttggatttattttaggTTGAGTCAGATTACAATAAGACATCCAGATGTTTCAGCTTTTCAGTCTCAGGGTTAGCCATAGCATCAGAGGTTCACCTGCACCAAACCACCAGGAGGAATCCCTTTCATGAACTTCTAGGAATAATCTCATGATGTTCCTTCACAAATTCCTgtgaaaatgaactgaaacatCTGGAAAGCCCAAAGCGTTGTTGTTGAAAGAACTGGTTTTATTGGTTGATAGAGTTAGCCTAACCCAGAGTGCAGGGAAAACCTTACAGTCCTCAGTTAGCATCAAGATGCCTTAATGTCATTTAAAACCAACCAGCAGCTTGAGGAAAACTGGCTTTCAAAATCCTTGATCACTAATGATTGGATTCAATGCTTACTGTTATTTATGAACTTATTGCCTTACTAATAAGTAACTATCCGGTTGCTGCTGCAACCAAATGCCTCCATCAACATCCAGGCTCATCCAGGCGTCCAGAGTCTTCCATAAGACTTCATATCTAATCCCATCGTTATGTTAGGTAACCCATCTGTTGACCTTGGCAGGATACCGAGACCATAAACTTTATCAGCAGTTATTCTGGATCCTGAGACAGAACTTTAGGGTGTGAGAAGCTTGGAGCAGATCCACCAGAAGAACTGAACAAACATCTGATTCCCTGCGCTGACTGATTGGGATCGCATCGTTAAACATCAGcaacactttgtgttttcttaccAGACAGGGCAAAGACGAGCGGCGGGCAACCCTCATCTGGACCGGCGGCTCAAAGCTGCACCTGCTTTCAGGTCTTCCTCCCTCTGACTCCacatcctcctcatcctcctccttctcttcctgcACCTGCTTCTTCTGATGTTCCCCTCCTCTGTTCTGCTGCATCCAGGCGTTGAAGATCCTGGcatcttcttcttcatcctcttcttcctcttcctcttcgtCCTCTTCTTCCTGGTCTTCTCTCAGAGGGAAGGAGTCTTCAgcatctgaaaacacatcttcctctctgtctggATCCATCTGCCTCACCAGCACCAACTATTGGGACTGAATGTTGGATTATTCAGCAATAATACCACCAATGTGTGGTTGAAGTCCACTGTAGGCCCCAGCAGGGATTAGGTTAGCTGGTTAGCATAGCAGCAGAGGTAGAGGAGCCAGTTAGATGAAGGTTCATCCAGACGGTGGACTTGTTCTGCTGCCTTCAGCGCCTCCACACATCCATCCTCAGCTGTTCTTCCTCTGCTTGTTGCTTTTcgttgtgtttgtttctgcagaatgTGGCGCTCTGACCTCAGGTCTCCAGTAATCCCTTTAGAGAAGacctgcaggaggaggaggagaagattACACCTGCTTACAGGATCTGTGTCACATGAGCTGAAAACACCTCGCTGCACTTCAGCTGCTCATTGATTATCGTCTTCATCGATCTGATAAACGCTGGTGTAATAAAACCAGCTCCAGTCACAGGTGAGCTTCTGAGTCAGTGCAGTTTCCTCCTCTGGTTCTCTTGCTTCATCTAATCTTTCTGCAAAAGTATAAATTATACTGTAATAACACACACTGAACTATTACACTACATGTTTAACATAgttaaagaatgaaaaataaatcagttacaGAGAAATCAGATCTGGAAATCAACATCAAAACACCAtatgtaaatttgttttcaattttacttTTGATAGTGACTTTATTGGACAAcgtgataaaaatattttggggaTCTTCACTTGTACCATATTAATAAACTCAAATatgtttagacatttttttttatcccttttGGAAACTGCGCATCGATGATATTCTAcaaatgtataataataataatatttattgcatatatttatataatgaTTCATAATAgtagtaatattaataaaaatttaaattctgaaataattttagtgtaaaaactgtaaacacctactaaaaatgtcataaatataaaaaatatatagtaaatatatcttttatattaattttattgaattttctcCAGGCGCATGCGCAACCGGGACGTATTTCCTGCGTTGGAACAggaagtgggcggagccagcTGCTGGTGGCGGATTGTAAACAAAACGTTAGCCGTTAGCCGTTAGCCGAGCTGCACAAGGCGGATATAAGAGGAGGACAAGAGTCGGTGAGCTTCAGGATGAAGGGTGAGAGTTTACTGACTCACTTTAAGCTGCTTTAACAGGACAGACcaactttaaacacttttattATAAAGCTGTGTCGCAGAGCAGTGCTAATGTTAGCCTGAAgcccaaagaaaaaacatctaattcTGCCCTGTTGTCTGTTAGAGACGCtttaaacatggaaaaactgCTGGTTCCCAGTCAGCTGGAGGTTTTCTTTAAATCGGCGTGTCGATAAGTCAACTATTGCTTTAAAATGCCTTACACCGATAATTACACTGCTGTAACTGGCTGTTCTTTCACTCTGGTTAACCATTAATTAGTTTATTCAAACAGCTCCACCAGGATCTGATCCGGGTCAGTTCTCTGGCCTCAGGCCAGTAAAACtggttaattattattatttgagtGACGTTCTTCTATTATCCAACAAATTGAGAagtcatttatttgtttccacATCACAGCAAGTTTGTATCCAACTCATTGATCAGAAGAAAAGGTCATTTCACCACAGAATGATCCTCCTAGTGTCTAACATGACGCCTCTCCTCCCCAGCCTCCGCTCTgcgcctcctcctccctcctctccgCCTGTTGACGGCGGCGGTGTGGCAGGTGATCCAGCAGCAGAGCGTGAAGCATTATGGGATGCTGGAGGAGTTTGTTACCCTGGTGACCGAGGCCGTCCCACAGCTGCTGACAGAAAGGCAGAGAGGTGTTCTTCTGCTGGCTCTGAGGGCCAAGGTGGGCGTTGGGACGGCtgtttggaaacaaaatggTGTTAGAAAATGTGCTGAAGAACACATCCCCTACTCTAACATCTTCCAGGTGACCCTTTCTCACCCTGCTGATGATCAGACTCACCTGGAGAGGATCCGCTCCATCTCCAAAGCATCGGTAAGGCCGCAGAAATAATGTTACAAACTCAGGTTTGTCAAGAGGAAGTTAAATGAACTCACTGAGCAGGAACTTCATCAACATACCAAAAACAGAGGAACTTTAACTCACagtaaaattattcacactGATTTTCTAGAGTTAGTTCTGttgggatgtttttgttttacatgtttcattaataaaaacctgaaaactgaaACCGTTGCTGTTGTTGGAGGTCAGATACATTGGAAGGATGCAGCTCTTTTTAATGGAAGAAGTTACCTGATTAGAAAATTCCTAGAAGAGCTGAGAATGGAGGAGGCAACCAGCCTGAACATTCAGCCAGAAAAATTATAGGTtagactggcctagtcaaagtccagcccTGAATCCAGCTGGGAATTTCAGTTAGAACTCGAGAACTGATGCTGATATGTTGTACAAAGTGTTCAGTCAGAGGGTCGGGACAGAAATGCACGCCATTtcagatttgtcttttttaaaatgataaaatgttttttttccacatcaaaaagatgaaaaacgTTTTGTAGATAAAATCCCAGCAGCTGGAACGGAGCAGACTCtgactcttcctcctccagcaggATGAAGAGCTGACTGAGTGCTGCTCTGCTCTCCTCTCTCTGACTCAGACTCCTGCTGAGTCACAGCGCCTCCTGCAGGTGGGTGGTTTCGCTGCAGCTCTCCTGAGACTCCTTCCCTCTTCATCGcctcctctgctcctcttccaGGAAGTGTTTGACCAGCGCTTTGACTCCGCCCTCCAGTCGCTGCTGTCCGACCTCCTGACCCGGATCGAGCAGCTGTTCCCGGTGCCGGACTTCAGACAGGTGCCCAGAAcctctctgctcctcctcttcctcacaccTTCGTCCGCTTGACCCGCTGTCTGGTCGTCCTGCAGGCGGCCTGTTGGCTCCACGATGCCCCCTGTGTTCTGGAGGACTCTCTGCAGGAGACGGACAGGGAACACCTGACGGAGCTcttaaccaatcagagctgccGACTGGGCCGAGCAACAACCGCAGGTACGACATCAGAACCAGAGGGAGGTTCTGAATCTGGATCCGTTCTGATCCGTTTATTCCCTCCTCCAGTTTCTGGTGAAACTGAGGAAATGCTCCTGTCAGCCTGGTCCCACCCCCTCCTCACTAGCCCCGCCCACCCTGACCcagccagccaatcagagggaGGCCTGCCGCAGCTAGACATgaaggtggaggtggaggtgatgACGGAGGATGTGATTGGTCAGAGCAtgtcagaggaggagcaggaggcgTCCAATCAGAGCTCAGAGGGAGGCGGAGTCACAACCGTGGTGGAGGGCGGGGTCAGGTCTGATCCTGTCAGAATGAAAGACTCACCTGGCCAATCAGAGGGCTCCCAGCGCACAGCCATTTCCCATAATTCCCGGCGTGTGGCTCACAGGTGTCCTGCTTGTGGAAAGTGCTTCATCTACCGCTCTCAGGTGAGTATTTACCTGCAGACTCAGGCTGGAAAACCGACTCAACATCCCTGGAGATGCTTTCagtctttcatgcatgtttgagaaatccttcagtctccgtggcaaccattcagctgtgggCCTAGCCCGCCTTCAAACgtagctcctcccccactcagctccttcagactagccagcagcaattagcaaacacctgctgaacTCATTTTAAGAGCTACTTCTTaaagcaacgctggtaaaaacgctaaagggttaatagaggagccatgttgggtttatgtcctgaaggcggagcttcagaaacacCAGAGGCTCAAATCAAGACTTGATCAAAACGTATATTTTGGTTACTTGACAGTGCCATTCTGCCCCTGTAACCGTTGAGCTGCTCCCCAGGTGATCCGCCACCTGCGCTCCAACAGAACCTGCGGGTCGTCAGGAAAACCCGGATCTGGAGCCCTGCAGGGTCGGATTGAGGGGGAGCCCCGCCCCCTCCGGGCCCACGCCTGCTTCCAGTGCAGCTCCACCTTCACCACCAGAACCGAGCTGGTGACCCACTGCCGCACTCACCTGACCCGGCCCGTCTACCGGTGCGACCAGTGCGACAGCGCCTTCCAGCTCCAGTCCAGCCTGACCAATCACAAGCAGACCCACCGTCTGCACGACCTCAGCTGCTCCGTCTGCGCGCAGACCTTCAGCTCGCAGACGCGGCTGCTGCGCCACCTGCAGACGCACTCAGCCGAGGGAGCCGAGTGCATCTACAGGTGTCTGTTCTGTGACCAGAGCTTCTCAGGTAAGACCCGCTCCGATTGGCTGCCGGGAACAGGTAGACAGAGTTAAACTAGTCCCGCCTCCGTGTGCAGGAGTCACTCAGCTGCGGATCCACCAGCGCAGCCACTCCTCCCGCTCCTACCAGTGCGATCAGTGCGACAAGTCGTACAGCTCGGTGACGGGGCTGCAGTCGCACCGCGCCACCCACAGCGGCGACAACCGCTTCCTGTGCCCCCAGTGTGGCAAGTGCTTCAAGACCTGCGACGGCCTGGAGGGCCACCTGAGGACCCACAGCGGGGAGCGGCCCTTCCGCTGCCCCTACTGCCCCAAGGACTTCACCGCGCACGCCGGCCTCAGCGTGCACGTGAGGCAGCACACGGGCGAGAAGCCGTACGTCTGCACGGTGTGCGGGAAGGCGTGGCCCTCTGGTGGAGACCTGCAGAAACACATGAGGACCCACACCGGGGAGAGGCCCTACGTCTGCCAGGAGTGTGGGAAAGCCTTCTCCATCTCCTGCCACCTGACTGAGCACCGCCGCATACACACAGGTGAGCTGGTCACATGACCTTCATCAGCAGCAACCTGGAGCTAAATGTTAGCCAATAGTAAAACATTGACATTGGTAAATATAAAGTGctaaaggatttatttattcactaatCTCACTGCTGCATTTGAGTTTTTACACTTCTGTAAGCAATAAATCCCTGTTAGCCTCTCTGATCAGTGTCTTTGTTAGCAGCTGTTAGCCTCTCTGTACATGTCAGTGTTTCCATAAATCAGTCTAAAGTACAAACATGTGAACAGTTTCTAAAACAGATCAAGATTTATCGTAGCTTATTGAAGGTTAGCCACACTGCCCCCTTCTGTCCAACTACAGCCTGTCCAGTAAATCCAGTTCTGTCCGTCTGGTTCTCCTGCAGGAGAGAAACCATTCTCGTGTCCTGAATGTGGGAAGTGTTTTCGGAGACGGTTTGACCTGAAGAAGCACCTGCTGTCCCACAGCAACGTTCGTCCCCATCCCTGCACCTTCTGCTCCAAGAGCTACACCCGACAGACTCACCTGAACCGACACCTGCTGACCCACAGGACAGCTGAcagggaggtggaggaggaggcggagcctGTTGAGGAGGCCTGACCTCCTGAAGAACAGCTGTTATGATCTGACTGATTTTCTACTTAAATCCATGTTCATCCAGTGTGAACAACTGAGTGACCAGACCTGATGCGGAGCAGTTAAAGGATAGATTTTAGCcatcatgtaaatatgtttataagTTTATTAGATCTTCAGCTGAGATGATAAACAGATTTATTGGATCTCTTTGCAGAACTTCAGATGTCTTTGTTTGAACAGAACCTCTTAATAAAACCATTTGGATTAAACTTTGTTCATCTATGATTCATTTCCACACTAAATGACTAAAACGGAGGAGTTAATCAGGAGATGTGGACAAACTTTAATTGGCTTGTTTGACAGGAAGTGACTGATGTTCTGGGTCTAGTCGTCGTCTCCTCCCGACTTCTCGATCACTTTCTTCATCCACCGGCCCATCCTGAACAGGTGGGTGTAGAAGCCGTACTTCCCGTCGCGGTCGCAGCCCTCGCCCCAGGACACGATGCCGATCTGGTACCAGCGGTTCTCTGCCGGGTACTGAACAGAGGGCAGATTCTGGATCAGGCTGGAAACTCGAATCCGAGTCAACCGCCAAGACTTTTACCCATTAACTCATTTTATTAAAGACACCACCCCCTGCTGGTCACTAGAAGCATTGCAGGCTCATTCCTTACCTTCATCACAAACGGTCCTCCGCTGTCGCCCTCACAGGCGTCACCACGTTTGTTCTCTTCTGGTTTATAACCTGCATAAACAAAGTCTCTTATTTAAATGGGGCAACTAGAGGGGAACCTCGGGGCAGAAAGACAGCAGACATGACCTTTGACACTGTTGATGGGCTCCATAgtgattttttaattaatttcctaacttacattttcaaacattgaaGTGGTTTTAACTTTCTACTTTGTGGGGATGAGAATTACAGTAACAATCAGGGTCTGCAAACAGTGATCATATTAGACTCGTAGGATCAGACATTTCTGACTTTCCAAACCAGAACTCCTAACTGGAGCATTATCCAAGTCCAAATGAGTCATTGTGGACAACAGGAACCGTTACCTGCACAGAACATGTTGTCTGTGATCCTCACTGAGGTGGACTTGCGGCAGATGTCCTGTTCCACTATCGGAAGGTGGATTTGTTGGAGAACTGAAGGTAAGTTTCTGGCTGAAGGGTTCCAGGTTTCCTGCAGGTTCCCCCAGCCGGTCACTCGCCCCTTGAAGCCTTCGCTCATTAGCCTGTGAGGGAAACATGGTTTCTGGTTCCAGTTGGACAATGGAGACAAAAACCTTTATGCATAAAGGTTTGGACAGACAGGTGTGTTCATCTTACGTTTTGGCGACCTCTTTGCTGGGCAGACAGATGGGGTGGATCTGGTCTGAGAAAGTGACGGGTCGCCTCAGGTGCAGCAGAGCGACGTCCCGGTTCAGATTCTCCCTCCAGTTGTATTTGGGATGGACGATGATTTCATCGATCGCCACGATCTTCTCGATTCCTCGCTCAAACCTGGAGAGAGGAAGAAGGATGCGCCTCCCGTCAGCATGGTGTCATGTTAAACTGGGTCAGAACTACACATACACCTCCAGGTATCTACCACCTTAGTTTGAGGTGAAGTGGATCAATTTTAAGGTGGTCTTCTTTCATTATTCCTTCCTCTTTGTGTAATGCACCAGTACAAATGGCAGCAAAACACCCCCTCAGCATGATGGTCCCACTACCATGCTTGACATTCCCAGAACATTCTTCTTGTCCACCAAGCTAATCTCCAGAAGACCCTGACCTCCGCCTGACTGAATATTTCTAGGTAAAAAGTCTGATCGGTACCAGGTCAAACTGTTGAGATCAACATAGATGGTGGTTAGTGGAGAAGACAGCAGGCAGATTGTCTCACTTGGCTCTGTTGTGTTTCCCCAGTCGGACCAGGATGTCGTCGACAGTGTAGTTCTTGTTCCAGGGCGGGTAGAGGACGCAGTGCGCTGCAGTCAGGATCCACTCGTCACTGATCAGACTGGCTCCACAGAGGAGCTCCTGTGGGCTGCGTTTGTACAGCATCACCTGCCTGCAAACAGCAAAATCCTTCTGCTCATCCCTTGATCTGTCTTTTATTGTGGTAGCAGCCATGATGTCTCGTAGCTGTAGGTGCGGTTACCATGGAGCTGAAGCAACCTCAGCTTCGTCACCCCCAACGATCCGTTGCTCTCTGTAGGACTCCAGGAGCTCGTTCTCGTTTTTATCCTGTTTGCCCTTCTGTTCAAATAGAGGACGCTGCCCGCAGACTGAAACACAGTCAGACACCAGTTAACACACCAGTTTGCCAGTATCTCAACCAACTGGTGCAGtgaaacaaacacaccaacagCGTGCCACTGTTGCCAATAAACACTGTTTTCTAGCAGCTGCTCGATCTTTTTATGTTCAATTTTATGTCTAAATGTCAATTTAGTTCATTAAAATACAGATAACTTTGACAGGTAACattctttatgtattttaatctttaactAGTAATATTATAACATGTTGCTTGTTACAAGTACAGGCTGTAGCAACGAGTTGTGGTCAGATGACTCACCACTTTCTCCTTGACCAAAGGAACGAGGACTGAAGAAGAGTTTT
This genomic window from Xiphophorus couchianus chromosome 24, X_couchianus-1.0, whole genome shotgun sequence contains:
- the LOC114140550 gene encoding zinc finger protein 2-like isoform X1 produces the protein MKASALRLLLPPLRLLTAAVWQVIQQQSVKHYGMLEEFVTLVTEAVPQLLTERQRGVLLLALRAKVTLSHPADDQTHLERIRSISKASQDEELTECCSALLSLTQTPAESQRLLQEVFDQRFDSALQSLLSDLLTRIEQLFPVPDFRQAACWLHDAPCVLEDSLQETDREHLTELLTNQSCRLGRATTAVSGETEEMLLSAWSHPLLTSPAHPDPASQSEGGLPQLDMKVEVEVMTEDVIGQSMSEEEQEASNQSSEGGGVTTVVEGGVRSDPVRMKDSPGQSEGSQRTAISHNSRRVAHRCPACGKCFIYRSQVIRHLRSNRTCGSSGKPGSGALQGRIEGEPRPLRAHACFQCSSTFTTRTELVTHCRTHLTRPVYRCDQCDSAFQLQSSLTNHKQTHRLHDLSCSVCAQTFSSQTRLLRHLQTHSAEGAECIYRCLFCDQSFSGVTQLRIHQRSHSSRSYQCDQCDKSYSSVTGLQSHRATHSGDNRFLCPQCGKCFKTCDGLEGHLRTHSGERPFRCPYCPKDFTAHAGLSVHVRQHTGEKPYVCTVCGKAWPSGGDLQKHMRTHTGERPYVCQECGKAFSISCHLTEHRRIHTGEKPFSCPECGKCFRRRFDLKKHLLSHSNVRPHPCTFCSKSYTRQTHLNRHLLTHRTADREVEEEAEPVEEA
- the LOC114140626 gene encoding histone H3.v1, which encodes MDPDREEDVFSDAEDSFPLREDQEEEDEEEEEEEDEEEDARIFNAWMQQNRGGEHQKKQVQEEKEEDEEDVESEGGRPESRCSFEPPVQMRVARRSSLPCLANLSTMQLSRLHSSTCAPVTARVLLRRSSSRRLLPSPQEAAVPSLERRPSLIPTIPEAVPPERRGQFRRRNVMSLSDAYSMCLICHNDLSQGSGGTRELQCTHTFHKECIEEWLWRKQSCPTCHVQVCVPQSLYWSSTRVKVP
- the LOC114140550 gene encoding zinc finger protein 2-like isoform X2 — protein: MKASALRLLLPPLRLLTAAVWQVIQQQSVKHYGMLEEFVTLVTEAVPQLLTERQRGVLLLALRAKVTLSHPADDQTHLERIRSISKASDEELTECCSALLSLTQTPAESQRLLQEVFDQRFDSALQSLLSDLLTRIEQLFPVPDFRQAACWLHDAPCVLEDSLQETDREHLTELLTNQSCRLGRATTAVSGETEEMLLSAWSHPLLTSPAHPDPASQSEGGLPQLDMKVEVEVMTEDVIGQSMSEEEQEASNQSSEGGGVTTVVEGGVRSDPVRMKDSPGQSEGSQRTAISHNSRRVAHRCPACGKCFIYRSQVIRHLRSNRTCGSSGKPGSGALQGRIEGEPRPLRAHACFQCSSTFTTRTELVTHCRTHLTRPVYRCDQCDSAFQLQSSLTNHKQTHRLHDLSCSVCAQTFSSQTRLLRHLQTHSAEGAECIYRCLFCDQSFSGVTQLRIHQRSHSSRSYQCDQCDKSYSSVTGLQSHRATHSGDNRFLCPQCGKCFKTCDGLEGHLRTHSGERPFRCPYCPKDFTAHAGLSVHVRQHTGEKPYVCTVCGKAWPSGGDLQKHMRTHTGERPYVCQECGKAFSISCHLTEHRRIHTGEKPFSCPECGKCFRRRFDLKKHLLSHSNVRPHPCTFCSKSYTRQTHLNRHLLTHRTADREVEEEAEPVEEA
- the LOC114140550 gene encoding zinc finger protein ZFMSA12A-like isoform X3, coding for MKASALRLLLPPLRLLTAAVWQVIQQQSVKHYGMLEEFVTLVTEAVPQLLTERQRGVLLLALRAKVTLSHPADDQTHLERIRSISKASEVFDQRFDSALQSLLSDLLTRIEQLFPVPDFRQAACWLHDAPCVLEDSLQETDREHLTELLTNQSCRLGRATTAVSGETEEMLLSAWSHPLLTSPAHPDPASQSEGGLPQLDMKVEVEVMTEDVIGQSMSEEEQEASNQSSEGGGVTTVVEGGVRSDPVRMKDSPGQSEGSQRTAISHNSRRVAHRCPACGKCFIYRSQVIRHLRSNRTCGSSGKPGSGALQGRIEGEPRPLRAHACFQCSSTFTTRTELVTHCRTHLTRPVYRCDQCDSAFQLQSSLTNHKQTHRLHDLSCSVCAQTFSSQTRLLRHLQTHSAEGAECIYRCLFCDQSFSGVTQLRIHQRSHSSRSYQCDQCDKSYSSVTGLQSHRATHSGDNRFLCPQCGKCFKTCDGLEGHLRTHSGERPFRCPYCPKDFTAHAGLSVHVRQHTGEKPYVCTVCGKAWPSGGDLQKHMRTHTGERPYVCQECGKAFSISCHLTEHRRIHTGEKPFSCPECGKCFRRRFDLKKHLLSHSNVRPHPCTFCSKSYTRQTHLNRHLLTHRTADREVEEEAEPVEEA